Below is a genomic region from Catenuloplanes atrovinosus.
CAGGAACCCCAGCGCGCCGAGCCGGTAGTTGATGGAGACGACCACGATCCCGCCCTCGGTGACGAGCCGGCGCGGGTCGGTCTCGTCGGCACCGCCGACGTTCAGGCCGCCGCCGTGAATCCAGACCAGCACCGGGCGTTTCGCGCCGCTCCGGGTGCCGGACGGGCCGTGCACGGCGAGGGTCAGGCAGTCCTCGTCGCCGAGCAGGGCACCGGACGGACCGGTCTGGGGGCAGCGCGGGCCGGGCCGGGTGGCGTCCCGCTCGCCCGGCCAGGCGTCGGCGGGCCGCGGGGCGGTCCAGCGGGCGGCGCCGGTCGGCGGCGCCGCGTACGGGATGCCCTGGAACGCCACGACGGTGCGGTCGTCGGTGCCGCGCAGGCCGCCCTGCGCGACGGTGACCCGGTCGCCGACGGCCGGTGGCGTGGACGGTTCGGTGGCGCACCCGGCGGCGGCCACCGCGAGGGTGAGCAGAACGCTGATGCGTGCCAATGTCCTCATGCCTCAACGATCGGCGTGCCCGGCGGCCCGCCGCCATCCGGGCGGGGGCTGAACCGGGAAACCCACCGGCCGGTGGATGCCCGGGTCATCCCTCGCCGAGCAGGCCCAGTTCGTAGGCGGCGGCGACCGCGGCGGCCCGGTCCGTGACGCCGAGCTTGTCGTAGATGTGCAGCAGGTGCGTCTTGACGGTGGCCTCGCTGATGAACAGTTCGGCCGCGCACGCGCGGTTGCTGTGCCCGGCGGCGATCGTGCGGAGCACCTCGATCTCCCGGGCGGACAGCCGGGGCGCGGCCGGCTCCGGATGGCGCAGGTGCGCGAGAATCCGGGACGCGACGGCCGGCGCCAGCACCGACCCGCCGTGTGCCGCCGCGCGGACCGCGCGGATCAGTTCCGCCGGCGGCGCGTCCTTGAGCAGGTAGCCGGTGGCGCCGGCGTGCACCGCCCGCATGATGTCGCCGTCGGTGTCGTAGGTGGTCAGCACGAGCACCCGGGCCCGGCTTCCGGCGCGGGCCAGGTCCTCGGCCGCGGTCACCCCGTCACCGCCGGGCATGCGCAGGTCCAGCAGGATGACGTCCGGCTCCAGCGCCAGGGCCGCCCGGACCGCGGCCGGTCCGTCGCCGGCCTCGCCGACCACGAGCACGTCGTGCGCCGTGGAGAGCACGCCGCGCAGCCCGTGCCGGACGACGGGATGGTCGTCGACGATCAGCAGCCTGATCATGTGGCGTCCGTCCCGGCCGGCAGCAGGACGGACAGGACCGTGCCGGCGCCCGGCGCCGACTCGATCTCCATCCGGCCACCGACCGCCTCGGCACGCTCGCGTATCCCGGTGAGGCCGAAGCTGCCCGGGCGCGCCCCGTCCGGGGCGAAACCCCGGCCGTCGTCGCGGACGTCGAGCGCCACGGCGTCGTCCATCGCGGTGAGGGTCACCACGACCTTGCTCGCGCCGGCGTGCCGGGCGGCGTTGGCCAGCGCTTCCCGCAGTGCTCGCAGCAGCACGACCTCGCCGGCCCGGGACAGGCCGGCCGGCGGCGGATCGGCCCTGAGGTCGGCGTCGACGCCGGTGTCGCCGGTCCACTCGTCGACCGTGTCGCGGAGCGCCGCGATCAGCCCGCCGGACAGCGGCGCCGGGCGGAGCGCGTGCAGGGAGCGGCGTGCGTCGTCCAGTGTGGAGCGCGCGAGGCCGGCGGCCCGATCCAGATGGCCGCCGGCGGGCTCGGGCACGGAACCCGCGCACCGGGCGGCGTCGAGCTGGGTCAGCACCCCGGCCAGGCCCTGCGCGAGCGTGTCGTGGATCTCCCGGGCGACGCGCGCCCGCTCGGCGACGGCGCCCGCCTCGCGCGCCTGCTCGACCAGGCGCCGGTGGAGGCGGGCGTTCTCGGCGGCGGCGGCCTCCAGCGCGGCGACGGCCCGGCGGCGCTGCTCGCTCTGCTCCTGGATCCACCGGCTCACCGTGCCGGAGCCGCCGAGCAGCACCGTCTGCACGGCCACCACGGCCGCCGTGATCGCCCAGGCCGTGGCGCCCTCCGGCGGTCCCGGCACCACGTTGACGAGCACCGAGAACGCGAACACCCCGGGGAAGCCGCGCCAGTCGAGGGTGAGCATCGGCGCCGCCACCAGCCCGCCGATCGCGGCGATCACGAAGACCGGATCCATCCTGATCAGCGCCGCGTGGAGCGCCCACAGCACCGCGAGATGAAGGACCACCGCGTGGTCACCGCGCGGTCGCCGCGCCACCCACCGCCAGCCGAGGTGTCCCCATGCGGCCGTCGCGACGACCAAGGGCATCAGCAGCGGGTACGGGCGGTCCGGCGCGACCGCGACGGCGAGCGCGGTGGCGGCGGCCGTCAACGCGAGCGGCAGCAGGGCCAGCGCCCGCGCCAGCCGGCCGTCGATCAGCTCCGTGGCCGGCGCGGGCGGGTGCGCGTCGCGGTCGGTCATGCCGCGTCAGTACCCGGCCGCCGCCGAGATCACCCGTCGCCCGCACCGGCGGGGCGACGCTGATCACGACGGCACCGCCACACCCCCGGCGGTACGTACCATCGATCGGGTCGTGATCGTCGTCGTCCCGCCGAGGTGCCCATGTCCGAGCCCGTGACGCGGCACCGCACCGTGGTGGTCATCGGCGGTGGCCAGGCCGGGCTGTCCGCCGGGTACCACCTGAAGCGGCGCGGTTTCACCGGCGACGGCGGCCCCCGGTCGTTCGTGGTGCTGGACGCGGAGGACGCGCCGGGCGGGGCGTGGCGGCACCGGTGGGAGTCGCTGCGGATGGCGACCGTGAACGGGATCTTCGACCTGCCCGGTTTCCCGAAGCCGCCGATCGACCCGGAGGAGCCCAGCCGCACCGCGGTGCCGCGCTACTTCGCCGCGTTCGAGGAGCGGGCGGGGCTGCCGATCCGGCGCCCGGTGACGGTGTCGCGCGTGCTGCCCGGCCACCCGTTCCGGCTGGAGACCAGCGACGGCACGTGGCACGCCGACGCGATCATCAAC
It encodes:
- a CDS encoding response regulator transcription factor, with product MIRLLIVDDHPVVRHGLRGVLSTAHDVLVVGEAGDGPAAVRAALALEPDVILLDLRMPGGDGVTAAEDLARAGSRARVLVLTTYDTDGDIMRAVHAGATGYLLKDAPPAELIRAVRAAAHGGSVLAPAVASRILAHLRHPEPAAPRLSAREIEVLRTIAAGHSNRACAAELFISEATVKTHLLHIYDKLGVTDRAAAVAAAYELGLLGEG
- a CDS encoding sensor histidine kinase, yielding MTDRDAHPPAPATELIDGRLARALALLPLALTAAATALAVAVAPDRPYPLLMPLVVATAAWGHLGWRWVARRPRGDHAVVLHLAVLWALHAALIRMDPVFVIAAIGGLVAAPMLTLDWRGFPGVFAFSVLVNVVPGPPEGATAWAITAAVVAVQTVLLGGSGTVSRWIQEQSEQRRRAVAALEAAAAENARLHRRLVEQAREAGAVAERARVAREIHDTLAQGLAGVLTQLDAARCAGSVPEPAGGHLDRAAGLARSTLDDARRSLHALRPAPLSGGLIAALRDTVDEWTGDTGVDADLRADPPPAGLSRAGEVVLLRALREALANAARHAGASKVVVTLTAMDDAVALDVRDDGRGFAPDGARPGSFGLTGIRERAEAVGGRMEIESAPGAGTVLSVLLPAGTDAT